A stretch of Acidimicrobiales bacterium DNA encodes these proteins:
- the thpR gene encoding RNA 2',3'-cyclic phosphodiesterase: MPRLFVAVWPPPAVVDVLAALPRQAAPGLRFTTAEQWHATVRFLGSCSETEARAALRQVRFAATAVRLGPTVERLGPGVVVAPVAGLETIAKVVREATASVGEPVDPRSFVGHITLARSKGDGPCSLDGVGVRGTFTVREIALVRSELHPDGARYTTVATVAADL; this comes from the coding sequence GTGCCTCGTTTGTTCGTCGCCGTGTGGCCGCCGCCCGCCGTCGTGGATGTCCTCGCCGCGCTCCCGCGCCAGGCGGCGCCCGGCCTGCGCTTCACCACCGCCGAGCAGTGGCACGCGACCGTGCGGTTCCTCGGGTCGTGTTCGGAGACCGAGGCGCGGGCCGCGCTCCGCCAGGTTCGGTTCGCGGCGACGGCCGTGCGACTCGGCCCGACCGTCGAACGGCTCGGGCCGGGGGTGGTCGTCGCCCCGGTGGCAGGGCTGGAGACGATCGCCAAGGTCGTTCGGGAGGCGACGGCGTCGGTGGGGGAGCCGGTCGACCCGCGTTCGTTCGTCGGCCACATCACGCTCGCTCGCTCGAAGGGCGACGGCCCCTGCTCGTTGGACGGGGTGGGGGTGCGGGGCACCTTCACGGTCCGGGAGATCGCGCTCGTCCGCTCGGAGCTGCACCCGGACGGCGCTCGCTACACGACGGTGGCCACCGTGGCGGCCGACCTCTAG
- a CDS encoding alpha/beta hydrolase codes for MSFIDVGDLRVYHEFHGEGPPLLHISGSGGDLRATMPDRSPLNRDFRGLHYDQRGLGRTSRGDRQPTMADFADDAAALCAAVGWERCHVMGTSFGGMVAQHLAIRHPQLVERLVLNCTSPGGDAPSYPLHELQSLDGEARADAWMPIMDTRYEPGGELPGLEGFTTMFRDRQRSPLPAEAAEGFAAQLEARRCHDASAGLASITSPTLVCAGRYDGIAPVSNSERIAAAIPHARLEIFDGGHIFMMQDPRAMTTIRDFLLAD; via the coding sequence ATGTCCTTCATCGACGTCGGCGACCTGCGTGTGTACCACGAGTTCCACGGTGAGGGACCGCCGCTGCTGCACATCTCGGGCTCCGGTGGGGACCTGCGCGCGACGATGCCCGACCGCTCGCCGCTCAACCGTGACTTCCGCGGGCTCCACTACGACCAGCGAGGGCTCGGCCGCACCAGCCGCGGCGACCGGCAACCGACGATGGCCGACTTCGCCGACGACGCCGCCGCGCTCTGCGCGGCGGTCGGCTGGGAGCGCTGTCACGTGATGGGCACGTCGTTCGGCGGGATGGTCGCCCAGCACCTCGCGATCCGCCATCCGCAGCTCGTCGAGCGTCTCGTCCTCAACTGCACCTCGCCCGGCGGCGATGCCCCCTCCTATCCGCTGCACGAGCTCCAGTCGCTCGACGGCGAGGCGCGGGCGGACGCCTGGATGCCGATCATGGACACCCGCTACGAACCCGGGGGCGAGCTCCCGGGGCTCGAGGGATTCACCACGATGTTCCGGGACCGGCAGCGGTCCCCACTGCCCGCCGAGGCGGCCGAAGGGTTCGCCGCTCAGCTGGAGGCGCGGCGGTGCCACGATGCGAGCGCCGGCCTGGCGTCGATCACGTCACCCACGCTGGTGTGCGCCGGCCGCTACGACGGGATCGCACCGGTGAGCAACTCGGAACGCATCGCGGCGGCGATCCCGCACGCCCGGCTCGAGATCTTCGACGGCGGGCACATCTTCATGATGCAGGACCCGCGGGCCATGACGACCATCCGCGACTTCCTGCTCGCCGACTGA